In one Acidimicrobium ferrooxidans DSM 10331 genomic region, the following are encoded:
- a CDS encoding winged helix-turn-helix domain-containing protein, with protein MEQLAIISPQHATRIAQLIGWTSHEVTTLDALPPTVGPLVAAVVDGTTGLEWALGTARELKRRLAPPPPILLLVERHQVDDLALREGLLDDFAVSPFDARELTMRIRHLLVRFGRGDVRTVIRYGPLTLELDTYHASINGTALDLTYMEYELLKFLASHPGKVFSRETLLSRVWGYEYYGGARTVDVHVRRLRAKLGEAHEHLIHTVRSVGYRFGDA; from the coding sequence ATGGAGCAGCTCGCGATCATCTCGCCGCAGCACGCGACGCGCATCGCACAGCTCATCGGATGGACCAGCCATGAGGTGACGACCCTCGACGCACTGCCGCCGACCGTCGGACCACTCGTCGCAGCGGTCGTCGACGGAACCACCGGGCTCGAATGGGCGCTCGGAACCGCCCGGGAACTCAAGCGCCGCCTCGCCCCCCCGCCACCCATTCTCCTCCTCGTCGAGCGCCACCAGGTCGACGACCTCGCGCTCCGCGAGGGCCTGCTCGACGACTTCGCGGTGTCGCCGTTCGACGCCAGGGAGCTCACCATGCGCATTCGGCACCTCCTCGTGCGCTTCGGACGCGGCGACGTGAGGACCGTCATTCGCTATGGCCCGCTCACGCTTGAGCTCGACACCTACCATGCCTCGATCAACGGGACCGCGCTGGATCTCACCTACATGGAGTACGAGCTCCTCAAGTTCCTCGCATCGCACCCGGGCAAGGTCTTCTCCCGTGAGACCCTGCTCTCGCGGGTGTGGGGCTACGAATACTACGGGGGCGCACGAACCGTCGACGTCCACGTGCGACGGCTACGCGCCAAACTCGGCGAAGCGCACGAGCACCTCATTCACACCGTACGCTCGGTCGGCTACCGCTTCGGCGACGCCTGA
- a CDS encoding WhiB family transcriptional regulator → MRSESWRERAQCRGVGFDVFFPPEDPRMEGLAQRRQREASAKRICARCPVAGECLEWALENRETRGIWGGRTELERKAILRAQRRVRLVV, encoded by the coding sequence ATGCGATCGGAGTCCTGGAGGGAGCGAGCCCAGTGTCGGGGAGTCGGGTTCGACGTCTTCTTCCCGCCGGAAGATCCTCGCATGGAAGGGCTCGCACAGCGACGACAGCGCGAGGCGTCAGCCAAGCGGATTTGTGCGCGGTGCCCGGTCGCGGGAGAGTGCCTCGAATGGGCGCTGGAAAATCGAGAGACGCGCGGCATCTGGGGCGGACGTACGGAACTTGAACGCAAGGCCATCTTGCGCGCCCAGCGTCGCGTGCGACTCGTCGTGTGA
- a CDS encoding response regulator — translation MARILIATDAPEVRDELVATLADGDYELWGVDEGRRVRRAVAELDPELVVLDAHIGTMGGIACTVDLRLEADAGRLRPTRVLLLLDRRADVFTAKRARVDGFVVRPASPVLIRTAVREVLEGGVFIDHSYQPVLAPVPASSVALGVAGAAAPEELA, via the coding sequence ATGGCACGGATCCTGATCGCAACCGACGCTCCGGAAGTCCGCGACGAGCTCGTTGCAACACTCGCCGACGGCGACTACGAACTCTGGGGCGTGGACGAAGGACGTCGCGTTCGGCGTGCGGTCGCCGAACTCGACCCCGAACTCGTCGTGCTCGACGCCCACATCGGCACGATGGGCGGTATCGCCTGCACGGTGGACCTTCGGCTCGAAGCCGACGCCGGCCGACTCCGGCCGACGCGCGTCCTGCTGCTGCTCGATCGTCGGGCGGACGTCTTCACGGCCAAACGCGCTCGTGTCGACGGCTTCGTCGTGAGGCCCGCAAGCCCGGTCCTCATCCGGACGGCCGTCCGCGAGGTCCTCGAGGGCGGTGTGTTCATCGACCACTCCTACCAGCCCGTCCTGGCGCCGGTGCCGGCGAGCTCCGTCGCGCTCGGCGTCGCTGGCGCAGCAGCCCCGGAGGAGCTGGCGTAG
- a CDS encoding M20/M25/M40 family metallo-hydrolase has product MTLADPVWVRRWLEDHGVAFLERFVALNSLSPAFDPEWERHGTLAAAIDLAAETVEAAGFEGTEIVRQTIPGRSPALAVRIPGRGHGTALVYGHLDVQPAVGPWRDGSDPHRVVRHGERLVGRGVVDDGYSVVAVLAALEGLRAMGADAPTVWALFETSEESGSPDLDAHLDALAPTIGPVDLVVCLDAGGLDTKRLWLTSSLRGNLVVVVDIAVLDHGIHSGEAGGVVPETFRILRALLERLEDPVTGDIRVDALRSAVPEPVREAARALVEALGDPFAGAYPLLEGVRLEGADPVERLLRQSWGTAIALTGIDGVPSVDTGGNVLRPSLTAKLSVRIPPDVDAVRALDALVATLSADPPNGARVRVTPEAPAQGWAGAALPDWLADALARGSIASFGEPPRSVGVGGSIPFLASLGERFPGVPIVATGALAPTSNAHGPDEVLELPAATGVAVSLAEALGALAQRSF; this is encoded by the coding sequence ATGACCCTTGCGGACCCTGTGTGGGTGCGCCGATGGCTCGAGGATCACGGTGTCGCGTTCCTCGAGCGCTTCGTCGCCCTGAACAGTCTCTCACCTGCGTTCGATCCGGAGTGGGAGCGCCACGGCACGCTCGCCGCCGCGATCGACCTCGCTGCGGAGACGGTCGAGGCCGCTGGTTTCGAAGGAACCGAGATCGTGCGCCAGACGATCCCCGGCCGATCGCCCGCCCTGGCGGTGCGCATCCCCGGGCGCGGGCACGGTACCGCCCTCGTCTACGGCCATCTGGACGTGCAGCCGGCCGTCGGCCCGTGGCGTGACGGGAGCGATCCCCATCGTGTGGTGCGTCACGGCGAGAGGCTGGTTGGCCGCGGCGTGGTCGATGACGGCTACAGCGTCGTGGCGGTTCTCGCCGCACTCGAGGGACTGCGGGCGATGGGCGCGGATGCCCCGACGGTGTGGGCACTCTTCGAGACCTCGGAAGAGAGCGGGAGCCCGGACCTCGATGCGCACCTCGACGCCCTCGCCCCGACCATCGGCCCGGTGGACCTCGTCGTCTGCTTGGACGCAGGCGGTCTCGACACAAAGCGGCTGTGGCTGACCTCGTCGCTTCGGGGCAACCTCGTGGTCGTCGTCGACATCGCCGTGCTCGACCATGGCATCCACTCCGGTGAGGCTGGAGGGGTCGTACCGGAGACCTTCCGGATCCTACGGGCCCTGCTCGAGCGGCTCGAGGATCCCGTCACCGGCGACATTCGTGTCGATGCCCTGCGATCTGCGGTCCCCGAGCCCGTGCGTGAGGCGGCCCGCGCCCTCGTCGAGGCGCTGGGAGATCCGTTCGCCGGTGCCTACCCCCTCCTCGAGGGCGTACGCCTCGAGGGGGCGGACCCGGTCGAACGACTGCTCCGCCAGAGCTGGGGCACGGCGATCGCGCTCACCGGCATCGACGGGGTGCCGAGCGTGGACACGGGCGGCAACGTGCTGCGCCCGTCACTCACCGCCAAGCTGTCGGTGCGCATCCCACCCGACGTCGATGCGGTCCGCGCCCTCGATGCGTTGGTGGCGACCCTGAGCGCCGATCCTCCCAACGGCGCGCGTGTGCGCGTCACGCCGGAGGCCCCCGCGCAGGGCTGGGCGGGGGCGGCCCTCCCGGACTGGCTCGCCGATGCGCTGGCTCGCGGGTCGATCGCGAGCTTCGGTGAGCCCCCGCGATCGGTGGGGGTCGGTGGGTCGATCCCGTTCCTCGCGTCGCTGGGCGAGCGCTTCCCTGGCGTACCGATCGTCGCGACCGGAGCGCTCGCCCCGACGTCGAACGCGCACGGGCCCGACGAAGTGCTCGAGCTGCCGGCCGCGACCGGCGTGGCGGTCAGCCTGGCCGAGGCGCTCGGCGCACTCGCTCAGCGATCGTTCTGA
- a CDS encoding ArsA family ATPase: protein MDVDTARIRLGALVGDPRLVIVTGKGGTGKTTVSLLVGLLAERAGLRPLVVHVDDAPRQHPEVRAVTLRPEAVMLEYLETHGFGALAGRLVQAGVLDAVATAIPGIRDLLLLAKVKQLVNAATLDLVILDAPASGHALSLLSSPEGLADIASDGPIAQQSAEVIELLGDHDTTGALVVTIPEETPIAETRELLEALPTRADINVLSVVVNQMPLAPPAGSARPGSREATAASYLRQRWALAQTQLEGARDVLGARSFVLPHLDLVPHGHFLDALADHLEQVEP from the coding sequence ATGGACGTCGACACCGCGCGCATCCGTCTCGGCGCGCTCGTCGGCGACCCTCGACTCGTCATCGTCACCGGCAAAGGCGGGACGGGCAAGACGACCGTGTCCCTCCTCGTCGGCCTCTTGGCCGAGCGTGCAGGCCTTCGACCGCTCGTCGTCCACGTCGACGACGCACCGCGCCAGCACCCCGAGGTTCGCGCGGTCACCCTGCGCCCCGAGGCAGTGATGCTCGAATACCTCGAGACGCACGGCTTCGGCGCCCTCGCCGGGCGGCTGGTGCAGGCCGGGGTGCTCGACGCCGTCGCGACCGCGATCCCGGGTATTCGCGACCTCCTCCTGCTCGCCAAGGTCAAGCAGCTCGTCAACGCGGCGACCCTGGATCTCGTGATCCTCGACGCGCCAGCGTCCGGCCATGCCCTCTCCTTGCTGAGTTCTCCCGAGGGGCTCGCCGATATCGCGTCCGATGGACCGATCGCCCAGCAGAGCGCCGAGGTCATCGAACTCCTAGGAGACCACGACACCACCGGAGCCCTCGTCGTGACCATCCCAGAGGAGACGCCGATCGCCGAGACGCGCGAGCTCCTCGAGGCGCTCCCGACGCGCGCCGACATCAACGTCCTCTCGGTCGTGGTCAATCAGATGCCCCTTGCGCCGCCTGCGGGATCAGCTCGACCAGGCTCTCGAGAGGCAACCGCCGCCAGCTACCTCCGCCAGCGGTGGGCGCTCGCCCAGACGCAGCTCGAAGGGGCCCGCGACGTCCTCGGAGCGCGCAGCTTCGTCCTGCCGCACCTCGATCTCGTTCCCCACGGCCACTTCCTCGACGCGCTGGCCGACCACCTCGAGCAGGTCGAGCCGTGA
- the glnA gene encoding type I glutamate--ammonia ligase, with protein sequence MQPRAPHEVIAMAEEQGVEMVDLRFCDLPGTMQHFSVPIRQLTEDSFEEGFGFDGSSIRGFKTINESDMILKPDPRSAYLDPFRKHRTLVLNCFIYDPVTGQPYDRDPRRVAAAAEEHLRASGIADTAYFGPEAEFFIFDDVRYHQDEHSASYVVDSIEGAWNTDRNEQGSNLGGKIPFKRGYFPVPPMDKFQDLRSEMVLTMQALGIEIEVQHHEVATAGQAEIDMRYDTLLAMADKLMLYKYVVKSVAQQGGYTATFMPKPLFQDNGSGMHTHQSLWRDGEPLFYESGGYADLSELALHYIGGILAHAPSILAFAAPTTNSYKRLVPGYEAPVNLVFSQRNRSAACRIPMYSLSPKAKRVEFRCPDAMANPYLAFSAMLLAGLDGIRNKIEPAGPDDRDLFDLPPDEARALPTVPSSLEGSLAALEADHDYLLEGGVFSQDLIDTWIAYKRAEEVDAIRLRPHPYEFALYYDA encoded by the coding sequence ATGCAACCACGCGCACCACACGAGGTGATCGCGATGGCCGAGGAGCAGGGGGTCGAGATGGTCGACCTTCGCTTCTGCGACCTTCCAGGAACGATGCAGCACTTTTCAGTGCCGATCCGACAGCTCACCGAGGATTCCTTCGAGGAGGGGTTCGGGTTCGACGGGTCCTCGATTCGTGGCTTCAAGACGATCAACGAATCGGACATGATCTTGAAGCCAGATCCCCGCTCGGCGTACCTCGATCCGTTCCGCAAGCACCGCACGCTGGTGCTGAACTGCTTCATCTACGATCCGGTGACCGGCCAGCCCTACGATCGTGACCCGCGTCGCGTCGCAGCGGCTGCGGAGGAGCACCTGCGCGCGAGCGGGATCGCGGACACGGCCTACTTCGGTCCCGAGGCCGAGTTCTTCATCTTCGACGACGTCCGCTACCACCAGGACGAGCACTCGGCATCGTACGTGGTCGACTCCATCGAGGGTGCGTGGAACACCGACCGTAACGAGCAGGGCTCGAACCTCGGCGGCAAGATTCCCTTCAAGCGCGGCTACTTCCCCGTACCCCCAATGGACAAGTTCCAAGACCTCCGGTCGGAGATGGTGCTCACCATGCAGGCGCTCGGCATCGAGATCGAGGTGCAGCACCACGAGGTCGCCACGGCAGGGCAGGCCGAGATCGACATGCGCTATGACACCCTGCTCGCCATGGCCGACAAGCTCATGCTCTACAAGTACGTCGTGAAGTCCGTCGCCCAGCAGGGTGGCTACACCGCGACTTTCATGCCGAAGCCGCTGTTCCAGGACAACGGCTCGGGCATGCACACGCACCAGTCGTTGTGGCGCGACGGTGAGCCGCTCTTCTACGAGTCGGGGGGGTATGCCGACCTGAGCGAGCTGGCGCTCCACTACATCGGTGGCATCCTCGCGCACGCGCCGTCGATCCTCGCCTTCGCGGCGCCGACGACGAACTCCTACAAGCGCTTGGTACCCGGTTACGAGGCTCCGGTCAACCTGGTGTTCTCGCAGCGGAACCGTTCCGCGGCCTGTCGCATCCCGATGTACTCGCTCTCGCCGAAGGCGAAGCGTGTCGAGTTCCGCTGCCCAGACGCGATGGCGAACCCCTACCTCGCGTTCTCGGCCATGCTGCTCGCGGGGCTCGATGGCATCCGCAACAAGATCGAGCCGGCCGGACCCGACGATCGCGACCTGTTCGACTTGCCGCCGGACGAAGCCCGGGCTCTGCCGACGGTCCCGTCGTCGCTGGAGGGCTCGCTGGCTGCTCTCGAGGCCGATCACGACTACCTGCTCGAGGGGGGTGTCTTCTCGCAGGACCTGATCGACACCTGGATCGCCTACAAGCGTGCCGAGGAGGTCGACGCCATTCGGCTTCGCCCGCACCCCTACGAGTTCGCGCTGTACTACGACGCCTAG
- a CDS encoding glutamine synthetase family protein — MPDQRSVGVDYVRHMAEDRRVKFIQLWFTDVLGIPRAFQITQAELATALDEGMTFDGSAIDGFSRIHEADVLAMPDPATFSVVPGLPSTARMFCDILNLDRTPFEGCPRNVLRRQIDRARQQGYLVHAAPELEYFYLRETTPGHWEPLDHGSYFELRLNDLGSELRREAVVVLEELGIPVKHSQHEDAPSQHEIDLAPDEVLQMADAVISARLVVTETARAKGITASFMPKPFEGLQGSGMHTHLALYDRHDEEHNAFFDPEAPDGLSRRARSFVAGLLRHAREITAVTNQWVNSYKRLVPGFEAPMHVAWARNNRSALVRVPSPEAARGEDTFVEYRAPDAGANPYLALALMVAAGLQGIEQGYELPPEVHDNLFTMPERELASLGIARLPQTLSEALEELEASPLVRSVLGDHVTEWFLRNKRDEWRASASQVSDAERARYLTLI, encoded by the coding sequence GTGCCGGACCAGCGCAGTGTCGGCGTCGACTACGTCCGTCACATGGCCGAGGATCGCCGGGTGAAGTTCATCCAGCTCTGGTTCACCGATGTGCTCGGCATCCCACGAGCCTTCCAAATCACGCAGGCAGAACTTGCCACCGCCCTCGACGAGGGCATGACCTTCGACGGATCGGCCATCGACGGCTTCTCACGCATCCACGAGGCCGACGTGCTCGCCATGCCCGACCCGGCCACGTTCAGCGTGGTGCCGGGCCTACCGAGCACCGCGAGGATGTTCTGCGACATCTTGAACCTCGATCGAACGCCCTTCGAAGGTTGCCCCCGCAACGTCCTGCGTCGCCAGATCGACCGCGCCCGACAGCAGGGCTACCTCGTCCACGCAGCCCCCGAACTCGAGTACTTCTACCTCCGCGAGACCACCCCGGGACACTGGGAGCCCCTCGACCACGGCTCGTACTTCGAGCTGCGATTGAACGACCTCGGGAGCGAGCTGCGCCGCGAGGCGGTCGTGGTACTCGAAGAGCTCGGCATCCCCGTCAAGCACTCTCAGCACGAGGATGCGCCGTCTCAGCACGAGATCGACCTCGCGCCCGACGAGGTCCTGCAGATGGCCGACGCCGTCATCAGCGCGAGACTCGTCGTCACCGAGACCGCACGGGCCAAGGGCATCACCGCCTCGTTCATGCCCAAACCGTTCGAGGGGCTCCAAGGGTCCGGCATGCACACCCACCTAGCCCTCTACGACCGTCACGACGAAGAACACAACGCCTTCTTCGACCCCGAGGCTCCCGATGGTCTCTCGCGCCGGGCACGATCGTTCGTCGCGGGACTCCTGCGGCACGCTCGGGAGATCACCGCGGTGACCAACCAGTGGGTGAACTCCTACAAGCGCCTCGTCCCTGGCTTCGAGGCGCCGATGCACGTCGCGTGGGCACGCAACAACCGCTCCGCGCTCGTGAGGGTTCCAAGTCCCGAAGCAGCTCGTGGGGAGGACACGTTCGTCGAGTACCGCGCACCCGATGCCGGCGCCAATCCCTATCTCGCACTCGCGCTCATGGTTGCAGCCGGCCTCCAAGGCATCGAACAGGGCTACGAGCTGCCTCCGGAGGTCCACGACAACCTCTTCACCATGCCCGAGCGCGAGCTCGCCTCACTCGGGATCGCCCGTCTTCCCCAGACACTCTCAGAAGCGCTGGAAGAGCTCGAAGCGTCGCCCCTGGTTCGCTCGGTTCTCGGCGACCACGTCACCGAGTGGTTCCTCCGCAACAAGCGAGACGAGTGGCGCGCTTCGGCGAGTCAAGTCTCCGACGCCGAACGAGCCCGCTACCTCACGCTGATCTGA
- a CDS encoding P-loop NTPase, with translation MTAGVDIDELRARIGAIRDPELDATLSELGMLGDVTVTATTVRVGIALTTLGCPARARFRGEIGAIVDELAPGRSLIVDETELDHAGRARAMRAARAAAQRRAEVPAALLGTDVIAVASGKGGVGKSTVAHALARALTHGGNAVGLLDADIWGFSQPHLTERRERLVARGTSDRWEIEPARIEVDDGELRLVSMGLLVDDADDAIMWRGPMLARALEHFVADVAWGQPSTLVVDLPPGTGDVPLALARLLPDARVVVVTTPSPLAVEVAVRAGTFARKANLDVLGVIENLSWLRCEHGDLIRPFGEGGGTLLAQRLGVPLLATLPIGLVDDDVRVVAETITRELAARSDHCSARLWAYARLAQPQNDR, from the coding sequence ATGACGGCCGGCGTCGACATCGACGAACTCCGAGCTCGCATCGGCGCGATTCGCGACCCTGAGCTCGACGCGACCCTCTCCGAACTCGGCATGCTCGGCGATGTCACGGTCACGGCAACGACGGTTCGCGTGGGGATCGCCCTCACCACGCTCGGCTGTCCAGCGCGCGCTCGCTTCCGAGGGGAGATCGGGGCCATCGTCGACGAGCTCGCCCCCGGACGATCGCTCATCGTCGACGAAACCGAACTCGACCATGCCGGACGTGCGCGCGCCATGCGCGCCGCGCGGGCCGCAGCTCAGCGCCGGGCCGAGGTTCCGGCCGCGCTGCTCGGCACCGACGTCATCGCCGTCGCCTCGGGCAAGGGCGGTGTCGGCAAGTCGACGGTGGCGCACGCCCTGGCACGTGCGCTGACACACGGTGGCAACGCGGTCGGACTGCTGGACGCCGACATCTGGGGCTTCTCGCAGCCCCACCTCACCGAACGACGCGAACGCCTCGTCGCGCGAGGGACCAGCGATCGCTGGGAGATCGAGCCGGCCCGCATCGAGGTCGACGACGGCGAACTCCGACTCGTGTCCATGGGGCTCCTCGTCGACGACGCCGACGACGCCATCATGTGGCGAGGCCCCATGCTCGCTCGCGCGCTCGAGCACTTCGTGGCCGACGTCGCCTGGGGCCAGCCCAGCACCCTCGTCGTGGATCTGCCGCCGGGCACGGGCGACGTCCCGCTCGCGCTGGCACGCCTGCTGCCAGATGCCCGGGTGGTCGTGGTCACCACGCCCTCCCCGCTCGCCGTCGAGGTCGCCGTACGTGCTGGGACCTTTGCCCGCAAGGCGAACCTCGACGTCCTCGGCGTCATCGAGAACCTGTCCTGGCTCCGATGCGAACACGGAGACCTCATCCGACCCTTCGGAGAAGGGGGCGGAACCTTGCTCGCGCAGCGCCTCGGCGTACCGCTGCTCGCCACGCTCCCGATCGGTCTCGTCGACGACGATGTGCGTGTGGTGGCCGAGACCATCACCAGAGAGCTCGCCGCACGCTCCGACCACTGCTCCGCCCGCCTGTGGGCTTACGCTCGGCTGGCACAGCCTCAGAACGATCGCTGA
- a CDS encoding NUDIX hydrolase — MTDELRPASTVMVLRDNPTTGLEVLMLRRSKDAAFVASTYVFPGGSLDAEDEALVADGLVRSGADLAAHMPDEPRAAALGVAAVREAFEEAGVLLGAQVSLGADRLGELRQRLLAGTIGFREVVRAVEGIDVAVLGYVAHWVTPAGSPRRFDTRFFVAAAPSDQDASADAGEVTEARWLAPSQALRDHEAGALPMVPPTVANVTFLADVGSVAEALARARALERVPRIEPRLWRDGDVVRILLPGDPRYGLVEPTRLAPGETLPVESAGEP; from the coding sequence GTGACTGACGAACTTCGTCCCGCCTCGACGGTGATGGTGCTGCGCGACAACCCGACGACCGGGCTCGAGGTGCTCATGCTCCGTCGATCGAAGGACGCCGCGTTCGTCGCGAGCACCTACGTGTTCCCGGGCGGGTCGCTCGACGCCGAGGACGAAGCGCTCGTCGCCGACGGTCTCGTGCGCTCGGGTGCCGACCTCGCAGCGCACATGCCCGACGAGCCCCGTGCTGCGGCCCTCGGTGTCGCCGCGGTCCGCGAAGCGTTCGAAGAAGCGGGCGTGCTGTTGGGTGCCCAGGTGTCGCTCGGGGCCGATCGTCTGGGCGAACTGCGCCAGCGTCTGCTCGCCGGCACCATCGGCTTCCGCGAGGTCGTGCGAGCGGTCGAGGGAATCGACGTGGCCGTGCTCGGCTACGTCGCCCACTGGGTGACCCCGGCTGGGAGTCCACGGCGCTTCGACACGCGCTTCTTCGTGGCAGCAGCGCCGAGCGACCAGGACGCGTCCGCCGACGCCGGGGAGGTCACCGAGGCTCGCTGGCTCGCGCCGAGCCAAGCCCTCCGAGACCACGAGGCAGGTGCGCTCCCCATGGTCCCGCCGACGGTGGCGAACGTCACGTTCCTCGCCGACGTGGGCTCGGTCGCCGAGGCACTCGCACGGGCCCGAGCGCTCGAGCGGGTGCCGCGGATCGAGCCGCGCCTCTGGCGCGACGGCGACGTCGTTCGCATCCTCTTGCCCGGCGACCCACGCTATGGGCTCGTCGAGCCCACGCGACTCGCCCCTGGCGAGACACTGCCGGTCGAGTCGGCGGGTGAGCCATGA
- a CDS encoding ArsA family ATPase — MTTLTGALQPFETIVVVGAGGVGKTTTAAAIGALLASSRRTCVLTVDPARRLADALGLVGVGNDPVTVEVGSARFDVVMLDAQATFEAMVRRGANSPEQVAEVLSSPVYASLVSRLSGTQEYMAFERLWELRATGRYDVIVVDTPPAQWAIDFLHAPSRLARFLDNRVFRLLLRQPPLLLRPLALATRSLVRQIASVVGAQVVDDTIAFFQAFGGLEGAFRERATQTEELLASARTGYLLVTTIHEDAMAVAGRLRTALGELERDVRAVVVNRLPPDLGSLPSDPDAPPDLRRAAMGLLDARRGGLGRVRETLGPVDLLAVDDLAEPIASVEALGRLGARLGERELESASPEH; from the coding sequence GTGACGACGCTCACCGGTGCACTCCAGCCGTTCGAGACGATCGTGGTGGTCGGGGCGGGCGGCGTCGGCAAGACGACGACGGCGGCTGCCATCGGCGCACTCCTTGCGAGTTCGCGGCGAACGTGCGTACTCACCGTCGATCCGGCCAGACGCCTTGCGGACGCGCTCGGCCTCGTGGGGGTCGGCAACGACCCGGTCACCGTCGAGGTGGGGAGCGCACGCTTCGACGTGGTCATGCTGGACGCCCAGGCTACCTTCGAGGCGATGGTCCGGCGAGGGGCGAACTCGCCCGAGCAGGTCGCCGAGGTCCTCTCGAGTCCGGTCTACGCGAGCCTCGTCTCACGACTGTCGGGGACCCAGGAGTACATGGCCTTCGAGCGCCTGTGGGAGCTGCGAGCCACGGGCCGCTACGACGTCATCGTGGTCGACACACCGCCCGCGCAGTGGGCCATCGACTTCCTGCACGCACCGAGTCGACTCGCCCGATTCCTCGACAATCGGGTCTTTCGTCTCCTCCTTCGCCAACCGCCGCTCCTGTTGCGACCGCTGGCACTCGCCACCCGCAGCCTCGTTCGTCAGATCGCCTCTGTGGTGGGCGCCCAAGTGGTCGACGACACTATCGCGTTCTTCCAGGCGTTCGGAGGACTCGAAGGGGCCTTTCGCGAGCGCGCCACCCAGACCGAGGAGCTGCTCGCCTCCGCGAGAACGGGCTACCTGCTCGTGACCACGATCCACGAGGACGCCATGGCGGTGGCGGGTCGGCTGCGCACGGCGCTCGGTGAGCTCGAACGCGACGTTCGCGCCGTGGTCGTCAACCGTCTGCCGCCCGATCTCGGCTCGCTCCCGAGCGACCCCGACGCGCCTCCGGACCTGCGTCGCGCTGCCATGGGACTCCTCGACGCACGCCGAGGCGGTCTCGGGCGCGTGCGCGAGACCCTCGGCCCGGTCGACCTACTCGCGGTCGACGATCTCGCCGAGCCGATCGCGTCGGTCGAGGCCCTCGGACGCCTCGGCGCACGGCTTGGCGAGCGCGAGCTGGAATCTGCGAGCCCCGAACACTAG
- the erpA gene encoding iron-sulfur cluster insertion protein ErpA, with the protein MAVTSVKIGKRPSVISLTDSAVRKVAELIAQEDDAASLFLRVAVAPGGCSGYSYDMFFDSERASDDIEAEFGGVRVVVDPQSAELIRGSVLDFVDGLQGAGFHISNPNATRTCGCGSSFS; encoded by the coding sequence ATGGCAGTCACGAGTGTGAAGATCGGTAAGCGCCCTTCGGTGATCTCGCTGACGGATTCGGCGGTTCGCAAGGTCGCCGAGTTGATCGCGCAGGAGGACGACGCCGCGTCATTGTTCCTTCGTGTGGCGGTGGCGCCCGGGGGCTGCTCTGGTTATAGCTACGACATGTTCTTCGATTCCGAGCGTGCGAGCGATGACATCGAAGCAGAGTTCGGTGGAGTGCGGGTCGTGGTCGATCCGCAGTCGGCAGAGTTGATTCGTGGCTCTGTCCTCGACTTCGTCGATGGTCTGCAGGGAGCTGGGTTCCACATCTCGAATCCGAACGCAACGCGCACGTGCGGCTGCGGTTCGTCGTTCTCCTAA
- a CDS encoding NYN domain-containing protein, with product MVAPVTFLLVDGENIDGVLGQILGHRPEPNERPRWDRVAGAAASWGSAPLKSYFFINATSGLIPGPFIQAIRSHGYTPVLLSGPGKVVDDAIVATLGEIGRRHGSVVLASHDADFAPALEQLLDHGHRVALACFTEYVAGQLLNRHDLELLDLERDMHAFLDDVVLPRVRIIPIDEFDPRALLGSAGLA from the coding sequence GTGGTAGCGCCGGTCACGTTCTTGCTCGTCGACGGTGAGAACATCGACGGCGTCCTCGGCCAGATCCTGGGCCACCGGCCAGAACCCAACGAGCGACCTCGCTGGGATCGAGTCGCTGGCGCCGCAGCGTCGTGGGGATCGGCGCCGCTGAAGAGCTACTTCTTCATCAACGCCACCTCAGGCCTCATCCCCGGGCCGTTCATCCAGGCGATCCGCTCCCACGGCTACACGCCGGTCCTCCTCTCGGGTCCCGGCAAGGTCGTCGACGATGCGATCGTGGCGACGCTCGGCGAGATCGGACGGCGTCACGGGTCCGTCGTGCTCGCCTCGCACGACGCCGACTTCGCTCCGGCACTCGAGCAGCTCCTCGACCACGGTCACCGCGTCGCGCTGGCCTGCTTCACCGAGTACGTCGCGGGCCAGCTGCTCAACCGACACGACCTCGAGCTCCTCGATCTCGAGCGCGACATGCACGCGTTCCTCGACGACGTCGTCCTGCCGAGGGTTCGGATCATCCCGATCGACGAGTTCGACCCGCGCGCGCTCCTCGGGAGCGCAGGCCTCGCCTGA